CGCGAAAGCTCAGTAATCACAGCTTTAGTTAAATTTAAAAAGCCCTGCAATTGCAGGGCTTTTTGTTATCTGAATTTTAAACTTATAAATCACTGTTATTTATGTGATTATTAGCTAAACACTGATGTTTACTAAGGGCACGAGGAAAAAATAAGCTAAACGGGGTGAACTTTGCTTTAGTTTTCTGGTAAAATCTCGTCCTAATTTTCTCTAAGTGAATTTGCAATGGGTAAAAACGTTGTAGTACTAGGCACCCAATGGGGTGACGAAGGTAAGGGTAAGGTAGTTGACCTCCTTACAGATAAAGCATCTTTAGTAGTTCGTTATCAAGGTGGTCATAACGCTGGCCATACCTTAGTGATCGACGGTGAACAGACAGTTCTACAC
This genomic interval from Desulfopila inferna contains the following:
- a CDS encoding adenylosuccinate synthetase → MGKNVVVLGTQWGDEGKGKVVDLLTDKASLVVRYQGGHNAGHTLVIDGEQTVLH